The nucleotide sequence atatcatccgagttctagttcTTGAGGGCATCaacacttctgagcttcaaaggatagtgagatgccgaaGCTATTCAGATTAGAGTATCATTAGCCCCACTCAATAACTAGACCTGAGCTTAAATGACAACTCAAGTCTCAGATATTTTCTCTTCTTGGTCCTatattattttggttgcttgaggacaagcaacaatttaattttggtgttgtgatgtgtgagtatcttataccctttttcccttcattttctagttatttttagatagattttattaaattttattatattttagtgtaaaaatcctctttggatgctactttaagttcttttggtgtttttatgatttcaggtgaaatttgggtgaatttggcagagttttgtgcaaGAACAAagaaaggatagtgagatgctgtcaatcctgacctccttaCATTCCAAcgggcataacttgagttacagaggtcaaATTGATGCTGTTTTAATGTCGTTGGAAAgtcaactttcagagctttccaatgatatataatactttatacttTTCTTCTAGAATCATTGCCAAATCTGGTGCTAAATGCCGATCCTGGCGTTTAGCACCCAAGAGGGACAGAACCATCGCTAGAACTTCCCCCTCTCGGTGCTGAACGTCCACCAAAACGCCAGGATTGCCCACTCTCAGCGGTGAACCCCATTTTGGCACTAAACAGCAGTAGTACGGGTCCAACCTCACTCATagagcatctttagttggatttagctcttaattgttatcttatcttttatttctgtaatttttatttacaaacaaaatcttttaggtttagaattcaagtttcaaatcaaaagatttgatttgatctagatttgattttattttgatttagtttgaatttgaattctagattTAGTTTTAGAAGTTTTTTTTACTATAAATAGGGGACTTCCTTCCTCCCTAGAGAACACACTCGATCTCTCCTCTGGGAGGGGGACTCTTCACTTCTGcattttcatatttttctgtaagtatgagcaactaaacctcctggttaaggttaggagctttgtttatttctatggattagaactattattcttctattttaattaatgttttgattcaattctaaagattgttttcgttcttaatcttatgaattgggtggaacgagagtatgacccttttctacttgagtttttgtgatttttgagggagttatctcgcttgaactacagcttgaaaacaaataattcctcctaaattgctaattacatgaactaattgagATATGTGATATaaaatcctgttagctttgggtaattatgGTTTTTGTAGCGCTAAACTAGTTTtctaaacttcaccctctaatctgAGTTatgtgaccacgagagtggcggttgatgaaggttagaggaggctaaatcactaagagattataGTTTAGACACTTATGGTTTGCCATataatgaatcattcattgttaaaatagttggtaagacgtTTTAATCCGAAAAGATAAACAtttctaaaaccttaactgttttctcattttgttttcacactaaattcattatttgctttctttactcttattttattgtttaatgcttttaaaAACCACTAAACAATCTTTTTTGCCTGCTTGACTAAgccagtcattcgatcattgttGCTCAATCcattaattctcgtgggatcgatcctcacttacctgaggtattacttggacgatccggcgcacttgccggttaagttacGGATATTCCAAAAATTCGCACCATTCAGGAATAATTTGGAGTGTCTTGGTTGCTTTGGGACTCTTCCTGTTTGGTCCATAAAGAGGTGCGAGCTCTTTGTGGTTTGACATGGCCTAGTCTTAGCTTGGGAGTGTGGTTTTCGACAGGTTATTTGTGAAACAGATAGTTTAGATGTCTTCCTTCTTCTAGGTGGTATTTGAAATTCTGATAATGCTTGTGACATCGATCTTTTAAACAAAATCCAAGACCTGCTAATTCGACATTGGAATGTTCAGTTTGATCTTATCAAGTGTGATGCTAATAGCGCCGTTGATTGGCTAACCAAACCTAGTGCAAAGGATAACAGAGATTACTTGGTGTGGTTAGAGTTTGGGGAGACGCCAGACCATCTCTTTTAGAGAGACATTGCTAaacttttttaactttttttctcTTATTGTCTTTtagttcttgtttaatttttttaaacaccAAAAAGTAGAAATTATTTTTGTCAACGTTCTAATGATTCGGATGCAGAATTAATAATTTATCCTataaattatttcaaaaaaaatgatAGTAACATTTAAATCTAGAATAAATTTTATTCAATTAGATTGATTAGTTTTGTTGGTTTATGTGTAAAAAATAGATATTAGtttaaataaaaagaattttaatttgataaatatatagaaaattttaataagaataagAAGAAATTAATTNNNNNNNNNNNNNNNNNNNNNNTAAATTctaaaagaaaacatgaaactttattttaataaatttgatttaaaaattaatttttggtatgaatgtatagaattatagatagatagattaaaaaaaaaaagcttataataactaataaattaataaatcctAAAAAGTTTTACTTCATTACGAGATTTTTTATTTCAAGAAGGCAAGAATTAGGGGTGTATATGGCTCTGCCTGACTCGAAGGTTTAGTCCGAACTCGAGtattttagggactaatttagtgtgattttatCGGATTTAAGGTCGGATAAAAATCTCAAAAATAGACTCGGTTATTATTTAGGGTCGAATCTAGATTAAAGCGAATTCTATGTTATATAAATTAtaagtttattgttttatttttaatcatatttagtaaaattaaaaaataaataaaaaaacatgaaattagaatttatagacaaatttaaatttaaatatggaTATTAACTTTTCGGTAacaagtatatttttttttataaataagtgTATCATATTTTTTTGacataaaatttatcaaaattcgAACTTCATCGATTTAGACCTGATTTTAGTATGATCCAAAATAATATGATTTGGTCGAGTTTAAgaccaaataaaatataaaaaatatacccAATTATTAATTGAGAAATTCTTCACGTACAAgcatttttttatacaagtctttacaagtcatttatattaacACGTTTCGAACTGTTTTCACTGcacctctttcttctttttgctgcacgttcttcttcctctttcttttttttttttcgtttcttgccttctctttctccttcttcaaccgtTACTACACCGTTTCACtgcacattcttcttcttcttgctgcacattcttcttcctcttcttcttcttcttttctttcgttgcttgccttctctttctccttcttcatttacgttcTTTTCTCCCTGTTTTCTTTTTTCGTTATTCTCAATTtctattgttttttgacatcaagctctgaaatcgtttttgaagaagaagcagcagaagatgaggaggagaaagagttctgaattatgcataaggtgtacttcaacgaattttgggtgtatttcttaaatcctttggatgtatttctgtaattatttgggtgtatttctgaagttccattatcttcaaaacgatttcaaaacttgatttcaaaaactatgaaaatcgaaaaaaaacgaaaaagaagaggaagaagaggaagagttcaTAATACATGGTGAGTGTAGCGCTTTGAAAACAGAAAACGGTTGAATAACGCATTAAAAGGCCCGTATGTGTAccaacttgtaagacttataTATCAAAAAGACCCCTATGTGTAataacttgtaagacttgtaagtcaAAAATACTTGTATGTGTAATATGgctcttattaatttattatgtagAGCCGAATCCAAAATAAGACTAACCAAACTTCACCGGGCCATATACACGCGTAACAAGAACAAACCAAAGCAAGCTCCAAACTCCAAAGTCCTAACACTTGTAATTGTATTTGTGTGCGCCGTGCAAATTGCAAAACCCTACCTGAACCCTCTCAAGTTTCCACACTCACATTGATTCCACCAAACAACAATGTCTCTCAGCATTCTCCGATCGCGATCCATTTCCATCGCAGCCACCCGCCTCCTCTGCACAGCCAGTTCTGCCCCCGCTTCCGCTTCGGAGTCGGCTCCGCCACCGGAGGCCGAGCCACGCCGCCCCGGTGGCTTCCTCAAGTTCGCCGTCGGAAGCATACTCACCGGTGCCATCGCCACTGCCGGTTACGCATCTTACGGTTAGATTTCTCCCTCTTTCTCGCTTTACTTCTTTAGCGTTCTAAAGCGAGTTGTTTTTTATGTTCTATCTGTTGGCGTTGCTATTGAATCAATTTAACTCGGAAatgataaaaaaaacaaaaactaaatgtGCCTAATGTACTGTTGTCATTGAATAAAGTTGATATGGAAATTATTCAAAGTGGAGGTTTATGTTTTTTAATGCTGTTACTTCTTTTCTGAATATCAATCTTGGAACTTATTTTGATGTAATCTTTACGTAGATTTGAATTAGTTTGGTTATTGTTCATTGAATTATCTGTTCTTTAATAAATTTGGAGGCTTGGAGCAACTGTTTTATGCGCTTAGGACAGCTATTTGATCAAATCGATATGGAATGATAAATTTATTCCTTTTGTTTTATACATGCTTAGTGTTTTTATTGAACAAGGGCATGAGTCTTGGCGTAACAATAAGCTAGCTGCCTAGTGAGTAGTGACACGAAGATCATAAATTTAAATCTTACAAACAGCATAATTTTCTTGCAGGACCATGTAAGAACCTTGTGTGCATTGATCCTCCTTTATAGTGTTGCTATTGATCCAAATtccaaagtgattttgaattgagCGAAAATGAAGATTTGCTTTAATTTGTATTGGTTCTGCTCTTAAATCATTTGAAATTCCTTCTGCAGCTTACAGTTTGAATGAGATAGAAGAAAAAACTAAGTCTTTCCGTGAGTCAGTGAAGAAGAGTCCAGGTGATGGAGCTACTTCACTTGATGTGAGTATTAAGTATTTCTCCACCCTCCTTAACATTCAATCTCTTGCTCTAATTCTTTGTTTCACGGTTTTTTTTGGGAACTATTGATTCATAAATTTATTTCAAATGATATTCAGGGTTGATTAGTTGAGTATATGAAACAACTCTTGGAATGTCGCCGTTCTTGTTTGATGTTGAGAATTTGGGATCAATCGAATGTAAAAAATGTATTCACCATTTTAACAACTTTCTGCTTGGGTTCTATATGTATTTTTCTACTTGTTGTAGAAGTAAAGTTTAGCTATAACAGATTAAAGATTATATTATTTTAGTACTTGAAATGGCAATCTTTTTAATACCTGATGACACTAAACATTGATCCATTTCGGTTTAAGCACCACATGATTGATCTTGTTCCTACGGATTTTGGGGAAAAAATGTGATTGAGATTGACTGGCTATTATTCTTGGTTTTGGTTTAGTAGATTGTGCTTGAAGTTTTTCCCATTATATTGAGTTGGAGGACTAACATGATTATGCTAGTAACTCAGTAATTGCCTGGTCCATTAGGATCTTTCATTGCCAATCTTACACTTTTACATAGCTTTTGGTTCCAttctttttgaaaagataaattaCAATTATCTCTTCACTTCAGTCTTTCTTTATAGGCCAGAAGAATCACGTTAGGGATAACATGTTCTTGTGTATATGTTTCTGCAGAAATTTCAAGGGTTGCTATACTCTGCAGCAATGACAGGTTTTCCCTCAACCTCAAGCTATATGATGTTTGCATCTTGCGTTATATATGTGTGCTGCTTCTTTAAAAGAATTATCTGTCTTCTACTTTCTTCATATGATTGATTTGGATGATTTCTATAGTTAGTTTTGGTGGTTCTTCAAGTAGCCCTGTTTCTTTTTTTATCCATGAACTGAAAATAATGCTTAAATATAAGTCTCTGGGTTTTTGTGGACCTAGTTGTAGAATAATTAGCTGCAACAGATGCTTTAGTGATGTAATTGATGGTAACACACTAACACATAATTGATGGTTGAGTTCCATCACAAACCCCTACTATTTTGTTCATAGTAAGGACCTTGAAAAAAGGGCAGCCCAGTGCACAAGCATCCTGCGTTAACGCAGGGTCCAGGGAAGGGCCGCACTCAAAGGGTGTAATGTACGCAATCTAACCTGATGTTTATTCATAGTAAGgacctaattaattttttttatctagtaTGGAGATATATGCATGCGTCTTTTATGTGTGTGGCCTGACGAGATTGGTAGGGAACTTGATTTTAGGCTCTAGTGAGAACAACAATAAAAGGCTCCAATGAGAAAAGTCAATTGGATAGAAGATTGTCCAATTAATAATGGAAGAAGACcattatacatataaaaaaatgaaaaagaaaaagggaataccATTATGAAAATTTTAAGTCCTTTTATTGAGCAGATTGTGTGAGTGGTCTATGTATCCAATTCCCCTTTGTTGGAtgagactttgttgttgttgttaatgtgATATGGTACGAGGACATTCTTTTAGCCACCTGACCAACCGAAAAGATTACCCTCTtgatcaaataataaattcaattgaTTAGATACGAAGGGCTTAAAGAAGGAGGCAGTAGAGAGTAGGTATGAAAGGCAACTAAAACATTGAAATTGGGACAGTCAATTAGGACACGTTTGGTTAGGATTCTAGTTCTATTCTTAAGTTCAAGGGAgaagttttcttttctttgccCTTAATCTCAGTGGTAGAGAGATTAGGTTAGTGTCATTTTTCTAGTTAAAAGGTATTTGTGTAATTGGCTACTATATTTGATTATTTAATTGTTAATACTATATTCTGATGCCTAATAGAGATTCAGCTCATGGCAATTGTGATCTGCAGGGAAGATTGGTGTAGAAAAACTATTAACTTTCGGGTGCTAAAGTGCTGTGACGAGCCATACTTTATTATACTAGATGTCGGGTGGTGAAGTGCCAATAAGAGCATAAGATAGTTTTGCGAGGATGAAATTGTTGCAACGTAGGAGTTGTCATTGTACAAGAAAGATAAGATTATAATGAGTATATTCAAAATTACTGTAGTAAAGGTGGTAAAAGCATGTCTAAAGTAGTGTGGTTTGGACATGTTCAAAGGAGAGCAATAAAATCATTTGTTAGGACCATGGGCCATTAATTAGAGTTATTGAGAGACCATTTCATTTGTTTAGCAGAGTTGATCAACGGAGGATGGTGATACTTTATGGTATTGGTGAAAAGGAGGGAAATGCCTTTCATTTTGAGTAGGAGAGATAAtggattttatttttgttttgttttggagGGGGTGGGTGGAGCTTTCGGCTAGGACATACAAGAATAATTGAGAGGAAAAGAAATAGTTATAATGTAAATgtaatgtaattattttttaattaaatttaataaattcgCCCTACTTGCTTTCCCGTTATTTTCCCTCCTTTCCTCTCATCAAGCTAATGAGAGTGGTGGCCATTCTTACATTCCCTTCCCGATCCCTTTTCCGATATTatctgcatccaacagtacttaaATGATTAAAATGAATTTAGAGCTAAATATTTCACAATTACTTGGTTTGTACTAGAACATGATGGGTTTTGTTTTATTCATGTAATTAATTCTTCCTGGTGGTAAAAGGACTGCTATTGGTGGTGATAGTTATTAACAGCATTTGATTGTTTTATATGTAACATCTCAGTGCCTGTTAAAGCGATAGAGCTCTATTTGGATACAAGAAAGTTAGTTGAAGAACAAGTTCGGGTACGTGTACAGTTTTCTTCTATAAATGTGATTTtagtatgaatttttttttaccaTTATTTAAATAACAGTATGATCTTTTTACTGATCATTAGAGCTACACGGAGCCACATGCAGAGAAGCTTCTTCCAGATTTGTTACCTCCCGAGCAACATGCGTTTACACTTGTTCTGGATCTCAATGAGACATTGATTCATTATATATGGACGGTAAGGCTTCAACTGTAAGTCACCTTAAATGAATAATTAGACTGATTGGTAGCATATTCTTTTAGGTAACCATTTATTCTATACACGGTTACACAGATTTTTTATCTCTTCGTGACTTGCCACTGCTGCTTACTTAGGGATGTGTTGTATGAAACTGGTTTGTATTTTTGTTTGATATGTACAGCGAGAGACAGGCTGGCAGACATTTAAGAGACCTGGTGTTGATGCATTCTTGGAACATCTTGCTCACTATTATGAAATTGTCGTCTACAGCGATGAACAAAATATGGTAAGTTGATATTGTTTCTCCCTTTGATGACAGATATGTTACTTTTATGACAGATTAGTCATTTGTTGtttcaatatatttattttattttcccagTTTGTTGACACTGTCATGGAAAGGCTGGATACCAACCATTATGTACGATATAGGCTAGCAAGGACAGCTACAAAGTATCAAGATGGGAAACATTTCAGAGTATGCTTAAGTTATTATTCTTGTGTTCGCTCATATTATATCCTTGTTCTTGCTGTTCTTTACTTTATTGTCTCAAATTGTCTGTGATCTTATTGTTCTTTAATGTGCATGTTGCTTCATGATAATTAGCTGTGAATTCCCAATGTTGAAGAATAAAACCTTGAATTTTGTATGCATGTTGCTTAATGATAATGGAAGGGAATTATCTGATGCAGAGTAGAGTTGGATGAAGAGTGAAGATTGTAACTAAATTTGTGAGGAGAGTGTGCATTGcatgtgattttttattttttcctacATTATAAAATGTACGATCTACACGCTTCATTAAAAGTGCTTTGATAAAAGTGACTAACATGTTtgtaaaaaaacatatatattttGATGTTCTTGTAACTTGTTCTTTTACTCGCCTTGCTTGGCAGGATCTTTCAAAATTAAACAGGGATCCTGCAAAAGTTCTCTATTTAAGTGGCCATGCTTTCGAAAGTTGCCTTCAACCTGAGAACTGTGTCCCAATTAAGCCATGGCAGC is from Arachis ipaensis cultivar K30076 chromosome B01, Araip1.1, whole genome shotgun sequence and encodes:
- the LOC107617446 gene encoding mitochondrial import inner membrane translocase subunit TIM50 isoform X3, which codes for MSLSILRSRSISIAATRLLCTASSAPASASESAPPPEAEPRRPGGFLKFAVGSILTGAIATAGYASYGPSYSLNEIEEKTKSFRESVKKSPGDGATSLDKFQGLLYSAAMTVPVKAIELYLDTRKLVEEQVRSYTEPHAEKLLPDLLPPEQHAFTLVLDLNETLIHYIWTRETGWQTFKRPGVDAFLEHLAHYYEIVVYSDEQNMFVDTVMERLDTNHYVRYRLARTATKYQDGKHFRDLSKLNRDPAKVLYLSGHAFESCLQPENCVPIKPWQQTDKDDTALLDFIPFLEFISFV
- the LOC107617446 gene encoding mitochondrial import inner membrane translocase subunit TIM50 isoform X1; amino-acid sequence: MSLSILRSRSISIAATRLLCTASSAPASASESAPPPEAEPRRPGGFLKFAVGSILTGAIATAGYASYGPSYSLNEIEEKTKSFRESVKKSPGDGATSLDKFQGLLYSAAMTVPVKAIELYLDTRKLVEEQVRSYTEPHAEKLLPDLLPPEQHAFTLVLDLNETLIHYIWTRETGWQTFKRPGVDAFLEHLAHYYEIVVYSDEQNMFVDTVMERLDTNHYVRYRLARTATKYQDGKHFRDLSKLNRDPAKVLYLSGHAFESCLQPENCVPIKPWQQTDKDDTALLDFIPFLEFVARSSPADIRQVLASYQGCDIPAEFIRRSKDHQRKMQEQKGRGRFWKN
- the LOC107617446 gene encoding mitochondrial import inner membrane translocase subunit TIM50 isoform X2, whose protein sequence is MSLSILRSRSISIAATRLLCTASSAPASASESAPPPEAEPRRPGGFLKFAVGSILTGAIATAGYASYAYSLNEIEEKTKSFRESVKKSPGDGATSLDKFQGLLYSAAMTVPVKAIELYLDTRKLVEEQVRSYTEPHAEKLLPDLLPPEQHAFTLVLDLNETLIHYIWTRETGWQTFKRPGVDAFLEHLAHYYEIVVYSDEQNMFVDTVMERLDTNHYVRYRLARTATKYQDGKHFRDLSKLNRDPAKVLYLSGHAFESCLQPENCVPIKPWQQTDKDDTALLDFIPFLEFVARSSPADIRQVLASYQGCDIPAEFIRRSKDHQRKMQEQKGRGRFWKN